From the Lysobacterales bacterium genome, one window contains:
- the rplL gene encoding 50S ribosomal protein L7/L12, protein MSLSNDQIVDAIASKSLMEVMELVRAIEEKFGVSAAAPVAAAGPAAAAAPVEEKTEFTVVLKAAGEKKVEVIKAVRAITGLGLKEAKDLVEGAPQTVKDAVSKADAEKFKKELEAAGAAVELK, encoded by the coding sequence ATGTCCCTTTCCAACGATCAGATCGTTGACGCGATCGCCAGCAAGTCCCTGATGGAAGTGATGGAACTGGTCCGCGCCATCGAAGAGAAGTTCGGCGTCTCCGCCGCTGCTCCGGTTGCTGCTGCCGGCCCGGCCGCCGCCGCCGCCCCGGTCGAAGAGAAGACCGAATTCACCGTCGTCCTCAAGGCCGCCGGCGAGAAGAAGGTCGAAGTCATCAAGGCCGTTCGTGCCATCACTGGCCTGGGCCTCAAGGAAGCGAAGGACCTCGTCGAAGGCGCCCCGCAGACCGTCAAGGACGCGGTCAGCAAGGCCGACGCCGAGAAGTTCAAGAAGGAACTCGAAGCTGCAGGCGCCGCGGTCGAACTCAAGTAA
- the rplJ gene encoding 50S ribosomal protein L10: protein MALNLSQKQEVVAELAGVAAKAHSLIAAEYAGVNVSSMTAMRKKARESGVFLKVVKNTLASRAVAGTSYEIAKDELTGPLLYAFSMEEPGAAGRLIKEFSKANDKLKAKIVVVGDKLYPASHVEVLAALPTRDQALAMLARVLSEPAAMFARAVKAVADKQGGGEEAAAA, encoded by the coding sequence ATGGCTCTCAATCTGTCTCAGAAGCAAGAAGTCGTTGCTGAACTCGCGGGCGTGGCTGCAAAAGCCCATTCCCTGATTGCCGCCGAGTATGCCGGCGTCAATGTCAGCAGCATGACGGCGATGCGCAAGAAGGCGCGCGAGTCCGGCGTCTTTCTCAAGGTCGTGAAGAACACCCTCGCCTCGCGCGCGGTGGCCGGCACGAGCTACGAGATCGCCAAGGACGAGCTGACCGGCCCGTTGCTCTACGCGTTCTCCATGGAAGAGCCCGGCGCCGCCGGTCGTCTGATCAAGGAGTTCTCGAAGGCCAACGACAAGCTCAAGGCCAAGATCGTCGTCGTCGGCGACAAGCTGTATCCGGCCTCGCATGTCGAAGTGCTCGCAGCACTGCCGACCCGCGACCAGGCCCTCGCCATGCTGGCGCGCGTGCTGTCCGAACCGGCGGCGATGTTCGCCCGTGCGGTCAAGGCAGTGGCCGACAAGCAGGGTGGTGGCGAAGAAGCCGCCGCAGCCTGA